A window of Pullulanibacillus sp. KACC 23026 genomic DNA:
ATACCAATGTTTAACCTGTACAGTCAATTAAGTTAAACCAACAAATTTTATTTTTTATGGAGGCACATTATTCAATGATCAAAAAATTACTCAAAAAACAAGACGGTTTCACCCTCGTCGAACTACTTGCCGTTATCGTTATTCTTGCAATTATCGCAGCTATTTCTATTCCTGCCATTGGGCACATTATCAATAATAGTCGTAATAAAGCATCCGTTAACGATGCACTTCAGATAATTGATGCAGCAAAACTTTATGTAGCAGATCATCCAAATTATACACCTAGCGATACTCCAGATACTGACTCCGAAATTGTGGGTACAACAGGGGATACAAATAGTTTAGCAACTTACCTAAACAGCACTGTTTCGGGTTCAACATTTGAATATGTTTATGAAGATACTAGTGGCGCCTACCACATAGTTGGCCACAAAGTAAATGGAAAAACTGACCCTGTTACAACAGCTGCCAATGATGCAACTGAAGCTCAATTAATTAAGTATATTAATGATGGTACCCTTCCTTCTGGATCCTAATGATTTTAATCTATCTCTACCTTCTCGCCCTTGGCCTGGTCCTCGG
This region includes:
- a CDS encoding prepilin-type N-terminal cleavage/methylation domain-containing protein, producing the protein MIKKLLKKQDGFTLVELLAVIVILAIIAAISIPAIGHIINNSRNKASVNDALQIIDAAKLYVADHPNYTPSDTPDTDSEIVGTTGDTNSLATYLNSTVSGSTFEYVYEDTSGAYHIVGHKVNGKTDPVTTAANDATEAQLIKYINDGTLPSGS